CCTGCACCCCACCTTCGCTTATTTAGACGCTGAAGGAAAGAATGTCTTAGAGAGCGGCGCGCCGATTTCCACCATGCAGACCTGTGGACAATGCCACGACACGGCTTTCATTGCCAGCCACAGCTTCCATACCGACTTAGGTTTGAGCGATCTGACTCAAGCCGGCGATGCTCCCAGCGGACGCCCCTGGGATACCAGCAACGGCCCCTTTGGGAGATGGAATCCCTTGCTCTATCGCTATCTTTCGCCGCCTGATGACCAGAAGCTGGATCTTGGCGTAGCGGATTGGGTGCGAACGATTGGTTTACGCCATGTGGGAGGTGGCCCTGCCCAGCAATCTCGCCAGGGCCTGCCGCTAACCGAAGTCCCTGCGGATAGCCCAGATGCCCGCGTGCTTGCTTCCGATGGGACGGTGCAAAGCTGGGATTGGAAGGAATCTGGCATCGTAGAGATGAACTGCTTCCTTTGCCACACACCAACCCCCAACCAGACGGCGCGCCGTCAAGCCATCCTCGAAGGGCGCTTCCAGTGGGCAAACACAGCCACGCTACTCGATAGCGGGGTTGTTATGGCAAGTGGTGACAGGCTGGTCTATAACCCGGATGCCTTTGACTCAAGTGGTCAACTCAAAAAGGAATATGTCTTTATTCAGGACCCAACCAACGAAAATTGCGCTCAATGTCATGGGGTGGCTTATTCGGGCACCGACCCGCTGGTGCTGAGCGGTTGTTCCTTAGAGAACTGGCAAACTGCAACCACCGGACAGGTGTTTGCCGGTCAGCGCATCTCCCGTTCGGGGATGAATGTTGCCGATAAGCAAGCCTTAGACCGCCCCTTCGATATCCATGCCGAACGCGGTTTGAAGTGTACGTCGTGTCACTATTCGATCAACAACCCGACTTATGCTCAACCGGCTTCGCAGGAGCAACTTCCTCATCTCCAGTTTGACCCGCGCCGCCTGGAAATTGGCGAATATCTCCAGAAACCAGATCACAACTTTGCGCGCGGTCAGAGCGCCCAAAACCTGCTGGCACCGCAACTGCGCGGCACCATGCGGCGTTGTGAGTCCTGCCATAACGCTGAGAAAACCCACACCTGGCTGCCTTACGCCCGTCAGCACTTTGCCGAAGTTTCCTGTGAGACCTGCCACATTCCCAATTTATATGCGCCAGCCGTTTCGGCGGTGGACTGGACGGTTTTGACCACCCAGGGCGAAGGCGCAACCGTCTGCCGGGGCGCAGAAGGGAATACGGGAACGCTAAACGATCTGGTGACCGGCTTCCAACCCGTCTTGCTTTCCCGCCTGGATGAGAGCGGAAAGCGGCCGCTTGCGCCGTATAACCTGATTGTAGCCTGGTTCTGGGTGTACGATTCTCCCGATGGAGAGCGACCGGTGCGCCTGCAGGATCTGCAAGCCGCCTGGCTGGATGGCGATACCTATCATCCCGAAGTTATGCGCCTGTTCGACAGCAACAAAGATGGTCAACTCGATCCCGACGAACTGCGCCTGGATACACCCAAAAAGCAAGAGTTGATCGCTGCCCGCCTGAGCGCATTGGGCTTGCAAAACCCACGCATTCAGGGTGAGATTCAACCTTATTCGATCAACCATAATGTGGCGCGAGGTGAGTGGGCGGTGCGGGATTGCCGTGTCTGCCACAGCGATGCCTCTTACCTGGCTCAGCCGATGAAATTAGCCGACTATGTCCCGATGGAGGTGATGCCGAACTTTGTCAGGGATGCCAATGTCACCGCCGAAGGTGAACTGGTTCTGCGCGGCGGGGCGTTGTACTATCAGCCGGTTGTGTCCAAGCAGGGTCGCTATGTCTTCGGTCACAACCGGGTCGCCTGGATCGATTGGTTAGGTGGTCTGTTCTTCCTGGGCGTGCTGGCAGGTGTTGCCGGGCATGGCACAGTGCGCTTCCTGACTGCGACAAAGCGGGCACGCCATGAAATCCCGCTCAAACGCGTCTACATCTACGCCGTCTATGAGCGCTTCTGGCACTGGTTGCAGACCTTCACCATCGTAATTTTGCTCTTCACCGGCCTGATCATCCATCGCCCAGATGTGTTTGGCATCTTCAGCTTTAGCGGAGTGGTGATCGTTCATAACATCATGGCTGCCATCCTCGCCATCAACGCTTTTCTGTCTTTCTTTTACCATCTGGTGAGCGGGGAAATCCGCCAGTTCATCCCCCGCCCATACGGCTTCTTTGATCAGGCTATCGTGCAGGCAAAATATTATCTACGCGGGATTTTCAAAGGCGAACCGCATCCCTTTGAAAAGCGACCTGATCGCAAACTGAATCCCTTGCAGCAAGCCACCTATTTTGCCATTCTGAATATCTTACTGCCCCTGCAAGGTTTGACGGGCATCCTGATGTGGGGCGTGCAACAGTGGCCACAAATCGCCGAGCGATTGGGCGGTTTGCCTTTCCTGGCACCTTTCCATAGCCTGATCGCCTGGCTATTTGGCGCCTTTATCGTCGGTCATGTTTACCTGACCACCACCGGCCATGAGCCGTTGGCAAGTATCAAAGCCATGATGATGGGCTGGGAAGATGTGGAAGATCTTTCTGCCCTGCAAATTGAGGAGGTTGTTTCAGATGAGCACAGTGACTCAGATCAAATCCAAACCCAGACGGTTTAACTGGCGCGCCATTTTCTTCGAGCGTCCGACCAAACCGTATGTGCATCCCTATTTGGGCGGCACCCTTTTGGGCATCGTCCTGTTCCTAGCCTTTTTCATCACCGGCAACGGGCTGGGCTCTTCCGGGGGTGTCAATCGGATTGTGGTTTTCATTGAAGACCTGGTTGCCCCCGAACATGTCGATCGCACGGCTTATCTGCTCAAAATGGCCGGCGGCGGCGTCAATCCGCTGGACGACTGGATCGTCTTTGTCACCGTTGGAGCGGTAATCGGTGGCTTTCTCTCTGGTTGGTGGCACGGACGCTTAAAAATTGAGACCAACAAAGGCCCCCGAATCACCGTGCGTCAGCGTTGGGCGCTGGCTTTCATCGGTGGGGCAATTATGGGGTATGGGGCGCGCCTGGCGCGCGGTTGTACCTCGGGTCAGGCGCTCTCGGGTGGAGCTACCCTGTCAGCCGGTAGCTGGGCATTGATGTTTGCCATCTTTGGCGGCGCTTATGCCCTGGCTTACTTCCTGCGCAAAGTCTGGAATTAAGGAGGTTGAGCATGGCTCCGTTTCCGCTTCCTCTTGAAGGTTTGCTGGGTAAATTTGGCATGTACGCCATCTACCTGCTAATCGGGCTTGCCTTTGGCGCCGTCCTGGAAATGTCTGGCTTTGCCATCTCCACGCGGCTGGCTGCTCAATTCTATTTCAAAGACCTGACCGTGCTCAAAGTCATGTTCACGGCGATTGTGGTTGGCATGGTGCTGATCTTTGGTGCCTCGGCGCTCGGCTGGTTGGATTACAACCTGATTTGGGTCAACCCCACTTACCTCTGGCCCGGCATATTAGGCGGTTTCATCATGGGGATTGGCTTCATTATCGGTGGCTTCTGTCCGGGCACCTCTTTGGTCTCGATGGCAACCCTGAAGATCGATGGACTGTTCTTCGCCCTCGGCAGCGCCTTTGGCATCTTTCTGTTCGGTGAGACGGTAGGGCTGTATGAAGATTTCTTCAACAGCAGCTATTACGGGCGGTTGACTCTGATGGATGTTTTCAACCTGCCGGCTGGTGTGGTGGTCGTATTGGTGGTGCTGATGGCGTTGTTCATGTTCTGGGGCGGCGAGCAGTTGGAACGCATTTTCGGCAAACGTGACCTCTCCAGAGAGCCACGTCTGCGCGTTGCCGGTGCGGCAGCCCTCTTTTTAGCTGCGCTGGCGGTGATGCTGATCGGCGAACCCACTCCCGCCGAAAAATGGGCGCGCATTGCGCCGGAGAAAGAAGCCCAACTGGTGAACCGCGAAGTGCAAATCCATCCCGGTGAACTGCTGGACTCGCTTGCCAACGACCAACTGCGGGTCGTGATGCTGGATGTGCGCCCGCAAGCCGATTACAATCTCTTCCATTTGCGCGGGGCGCGCAATGTACCCCTCGAACAGGTGCGCTCGATCATCCCCTCTTTGCTCCTGGAACGCACCGATAATCAGGTAATCGTCGTGATGAGCAACGATGAAGCAGCGGCTACCGAAGCGTGGAAAATTCTGGTGGCAGAAAGCGTGCCCAACGTCTATATTCTGGAAGGCGGCATTAACCACTGGTTAGAGCTGTTTGCTGCCGAAGACCCCGCCATCCTTCCGACGCCTACCCCTGCGTTAGGGTTGGACTACATCCGCTATCAATTCCCGGCTGCCCTGGGCGATCGCTATTCAGCCTCCGATCCCTTTGCCCACCATTACGAGTTTGAGTACACGCCGAAGATTAAGCTTCAACTCAAGCGCGGTCCCAGCGGCGGCGGTTGTGGATAAAAATCCCGGCTCCCCTCGTTCCTTGTGAGTCCTGCATAGCCCACAGGGAGCGAGGGGAGCCTGCTCTCCCCGCAAACTCCCCTCTTTCATAGCGCAGGGGAGTTTTTTACGGGAGGAGGGAGCGCTGAGCCTGTTGCTCGGGCGTTTCGAGTGGATGAAACAGTACCCAGGGCAGAGGTGGATAAGTTCAACCGTCCCTTTTGAACCTCCTCAGCGAATCAACCATCAGCTATCTCAAAATGGTTTAAAATCCGACCAACGAAAAAGGACTCGGAACATGCAAATTGTTCGTCAAAGCCTGTATTTCGATGCACCCCAACAGGTCTCTATCCGTCAAGAGCCTTTGCCCGCCCTGCCTGCGGATCACGTCCTGGTCAAAGCATTCGCTTCAGCGATCAGCGCCGGCACGGAGCTTTTGTTCTACCGCGGTCAGGTTCCGCCTGACCTCGCCATCGATGAGAGCATTGAAACCTTGAAAGGCGAGTTCTCCTATCCGCTCAAATACGGTTATGCGCTGGTTGGACGGGTGCTCCAGGTCGGCGAAGCAGTTTCGCCAACCTGGCTAAACCAGGCGGTCTTCGCCTTCCATCCGCATGAGAGCCATTTCCACGCCCACCCGGCGGCACTGATTCCCAT
This genomic interval from Anaerolineae bacterium contains the following:
- a CDS encoding cytochrome B561 — translated: MTKPSLPFNLKLLIPLVILAVFGGLIVQQGFAHLPPLSETQVSPLHPTFAYLDAEGKNVLESGAPISTMQTCGQCHDTAFIASHSFHTDLGLSDLTQAGDAPSGRPWDTSNGPFGRWNPLLYRYLSPPDDQKLDLGVADWVRTIGLRHVGGGPAQQSRQGLPLTEVPADSPDARVLASDGTVQSWDWKESGIVEMNCFLCHTPTPNQTARRQAILEGRFQWANTATLLDSGVVMASGDRLVYNPDAFDSSGQLKKEYVFIQDPTNENCAQCHGVAYSGTDPLVLSGCSLENWQTATTGQVFAGQRISRSGMNVADKQALDRPFDIHAERGLKCTSCHYSINNPTYAQPASQEQLPHLQFDPRRLEIGEYLQKPDHNFARGQSAQNLLAPQLRGTMRRCESCHNAEKTHTWLPYARQHFAEVSCETCHIPNLYAPAVSAVDWTVLTTQGEGATVCRGAEGNTGTLNDLVTGFQPVLLSRLDESGKRPLAPYNLIVAWFWVYDSPDGERPVRLQDLQAAWLDGDTYHPEVMRLFDSNKDGQLDPDELRLDTPKKQELIAARLSALGLQNPRIQGEIQPYSINHNVARGEWAVRDCRVCHSDASYLAQPMKLADYVPMEVMPNFVRDANVTAEGELVLRGGALYYQPVVSKQGRYVFGHNRVAWIDWLGGLFFLGVLAGVAGHGTVRFLTATKRARHEIPLKRVYIYAVYERFWHWLQTFTIVILLFTGLIIHRPDVFGIFSFSGVVIVHNIMAAILAINAFLSFFYHLVSGEIRQFIPRPYGFFDQAIVQAKYYLRGIFKGEPHPFEKRPDRKLNPLQQATYFAILNILLPLQGLTGILMWGVQQWPQIAERLGGLPFLAPFHSLIAWLFGAFIVGHVYLTTTGHEPLASIKAMMMGWEDVEDLSALQIEEVVSDEHSDSDQIQTQTV
- a CDS encoding putative membrane protein, which gives rise to MAPFPLPLEGLLGKFGMYAIYLLIGLAFGAVLEMSGFAISTRLAAQFYFKDLTVLKVMFTAIVVGMVLIFGASALGWLDYNLIWVNPTYLWPGILGGFIMGIGFIIGGFCPGTSLVSMATLKIDGLFFALGSAFGIFLFGETVGLYEDFFNSSYYGRLTLMDVFNLPAGVVVVLVVLMALFMFWGGEQLERIFGKRDLSREPRLRVAGAAALFLAALAVMLIGEPTPAEKWARIAPEKEAQLVNREVQIHPGELLDSLANDQLRVVMLDVRPQADYNLFHLRGARNVPLEQVRSIIPSLLLERTDNQVIVVMSNDEAAATEAWKILVAESVPNVYILEGGINHWLELFAAEDPAILPTPTPALGLDYIRYQFPAALGDRYSASDPFAHHYEFEYTPKIKLQLKRGPSGGGCG